Part of the Lytechinus pictus isolate F3 Inbred chromosome 18, Lp3.0, whole genome shotgun sequence genome, TTACCTAAGTTTGTATCGTAAACAGACGAATGTTATCGATTACAGCTCTGTAAGTTTAACTTTTTGTTTGACAACCTGACAGGGACTGCTCCTTCATGGAACAGGAAGGCACCCCTTCTTTCTCTGATGTTTGAACTTGTGGAAAAATATGAGGAAATTAAAAGGTGGAGACATGAAAAGTTGGAGGTAAGGAAAGAAATGATTTTATCTTGTTATACCAAATTGTTAAttagtaaaaagaaaattttagcCTTCCCCTGAACTACCCTGGTGCCACCCAAGCATCTGTGCCGCTGTAACGTTACCTTCTGAATCGGAATCCTGCCAGAAGCTATCAGGTGACCCGTCACCTCCTGCAAGGGAATCTGAAGACTCATAGTAACTTGATTCGAGGAAGTTCTTGACAGGGTCGAGCGAAGAAGACTCCCCCTGTGATTCACCAACTTGCTCTTCATTCTCGTACGGCGATTCATCAGATGGTTCGTAGGGAGACTCTGCAGATTCATTCTCATCAGTATCACTTTGGATTTTGTATGAATCAGGGCCAGTAGGAACGTTGTTCTCCGAATCAGGTTCTGCTGGTTGGTTAGGGTTAGCATCGGGGACAGTTTGATCATATGGAGCAACAATGTTTTGGGGTGCTTCAGGTTGATCTGGGTTATAAGGAACCTGTGCTTCGTTTTGATTTTGGGTGGACTCTACGGATCCTTCGTTTCCATTTTGGCTCGGAATATTGAAAGCATCGGGTTCATCTGGGTTATATGGGGCTGCCCCTTCACCATGGTTGTCCTGTGAATCAGGGTTAAATACTTGGGGATTACTGGGTGCCTGACTTTGGTCACTTGAAACAGGAGTATCGGGATTATATTGTTGAACATTGCTCTGGTCATTTCCAGTCGTTGAACCTTGCTGATTTGAAAGAATCGATGACGCTTGGATATTATTGGGATCAACATAACGGTTTGGATCGCTTGGGGGCAGGGCCGCTGTTTCTGGAACAGCCATTCCTTTGATATAAACAGGTTCGACAGCACTACCACTGGACGAGGCGACTGGACTGGCTTTCTTTTCGTTAATGGGATTTGGTGGAGGTTCGTTAAATGCACCTGGTGGGGGTGGAGGCATGTTTGGGGGGAACATCCCTTGGTATGGTGGTGAAGCGATACCCTTGTCAGATGGTGCATCAATATTGTTCTCTTGGGCGGGTACCTCTTCGTTCATTGCACCAGGAGGTGGTGGAGGCATGTTGTTGGGGAACATATCAGGTACTGTTTGTCCTTGGCCTGGTACCTCATCATTCATCGCACCAGGTGGTGGTGGAGGCATGTTAGCGGGGAACATACCACCATTATCTGCTGGTTCCATTTGTCCTTGAGCGGGTACCGCTCCGTTCGCTGCATCAGCGGGTGGCGGTGCCATGTTATTGAAAAACGCACCATTGCGAGTAGGTACCTCTTGTCCTTGAGCAGGTGCCTCAACGTTCACTTCACCAGCGGGTGGTGGTACATTATTTGGAGACAGCGCACCCGTGTTTCCTCCTGGAACCACAGGGCCAGCCATCATGGCTAATCCTGTGCCAGCAGCTGCCGCTGCTTCTTCTGGAGATTTCACATTCTGGACGGCGTTTAATGGAGCGCCTACATATTCTGGTGGAGTCTCTGGAAGATTGTTTGGTGGTAATATACGGGGTTCCGACCCAGGATCATTGAAGGCTCCCGGTGGTGGAGGTACATCGGCTGGAAACGTTTGCTGCCCATCAGGTTGTTCTATTTGTCCATCTGTATAATACACAAGACACAAAAAGAGACAATATAAACATTGCCAATGGTTAAAGTTACAGTTAACAATGAGCATTGTTGAACTCTTAGTGACAGGAGTTAAACAATGGGTATCTTATTCACTGATCACATTCACTGATTGTTATACTTATTTTGACTGatacttttaaaaattttacatg contains:
- the LOC129281886 gene encoding sporozoite surface protein 2-like — translated: MASVAAARDISFIFIFVLSIIVTISGLPVGDVDVGNTDGQIEQPDGQQTFPADVPPPPGAFNDPGSEPRILPPNNLPETPPEYVGAPLNAVQNVKSPEEAAAAAGTGLAMMAGPVVPGGNTGALSPNNVPPPAGEVNVEAPAQGQEVPTRNGAFFNNMAPPPADAANGAVPAQGQMEPADNGGMFPANMPPPPPGAMNDEVPGQGQTVPDMFPNNMPPPPPGAMNEEVPAQENNIDAPSDKGIASPPYQGMFPPNMPPPPPGAFNEPPPNPINEKKASPVASSSGSAVEPVYIKGMAVPETAALPPSDPNRYVDPNNIQASSILSNQQGSTTGNDQSNVQQYNPDTPVSSDQSQAPSNPQVFNPDSQDNHGEGAAPYNPDEPDAFNIPSQNGNEGSVESTQNQNEAQVPYNPDQPEAPQNIVAPYDQTVPDANPNQPAEPDSENNVPTGPDSYKIQSDTDENESAESPYEPSDESPYENEEQVGESQGESSSLDPVKNFLESSYYESSDSLAGGDGSPDSFWQDSDSEGFSDTSYGVDSSENSNLEWLYDASSYQESDSSEEKEEEDFFGLDRTGEKNEDQEDRDQFTVPQEFDDDLYRSGGAKLILYCIPALILCVLILLAWKNYRGKIRVVGVPTVDSKQYDWRTGPQSEERAPMLTEQDLDERGY